The following coding sequences are from one Aliarcobacter skirrowii CCUG 10374 window:
- the ruvC gene encoding crossover junction endodeoxyribonuclease RuvC codes for MKILGIDPGTKNCGYAVIEKIGRDLKLIEAGLIKIKTTVLQEQIVEMTEGIDLIFKNHKIDEVSIEDMFYAFNPKTVIKLAQFRGAISLKILQNFGNFSEYTPLQVKQAVTGNGKATKEQVSFMVKRLLGIKKEIKPLDITDAIAIALTHSQRIKG; via the coding sequence TTGAAAATTTTAGGAATAGATCCAGGTACTAAAAATTGTGGATATGCAGTTATTGAAAAAATTGGAAGAGATTTAAAATTAATAGAAGCAGGACTTATTAAAATAAAAACTACAGTTTTGCAAGAGCAAATTGTAGAGATGACAGAAGGGATTGATTTGATATTTAAAAATCATAAAATTGATGAAGTATCTATTGAAGATATGTTTTATGCTTTTAATCCAAAAACTGTTATTAAACTTGCTCAATTTAGAGGTGCAATTAGTCTAAAAATACTTCAAAATTTTGGAAATTTTTCTGAATATACACCTCTTCAAGTAAAACAAGCAGTTACGGGAAATGGAAAAGCTACAAAAGAGCAAGTATCTTTTATGGTTAAGCGACTTTTAGGAATAAAAAAAGAGATAAAACCTCTTGATATAACAGATGCAATTGCAATTGCATTAACACACTCTCAAAGAATAAAAGGATAG